A stretch of the bacterium SCSIO 12827 genome encodes the following:
- a CDS encoding superoxide dismutase, whose amino-acid sequence MQLTHASLPYAYDALEPHMSRATLEAHHGRHHRAYVDKAKVLAKEIRMDDMPLEQIIQQAAKNAHQRDLLNNAAQAWNHAFFWRCLRPDGGGRPDGDLAKRIDATFGSHDEFVDVFTRTALGVFGSGWTWLVIDGPGLAVMHTPNGETPIMHGLSPLLTIDVWEHAYYLDYQNRRPDYVAAVMGHLINWDFAAQNLARPRLAASAAGPQIWNSAGG is encoded by the coding sequence ATGCAGCTTACCCATGCCAGCCTTCCTTACGCCTATGACGCGTTGGAGCCGCATATGTCGCGCGCGACCCTTGAAGCCCACCACGGGCGGCATCACCGCGCCTATGTGGACAAGGCCAAGGTCCTGGCCAAGGAAATCCGCATGGACGATATGCCGCTGGAACAGATCATTCAGCAGGCCGCCAAAAATGCCCATCAGCGGGACCTTCTGAACAATGCGGCGCAGGCGTGGAACCATGCGTTCTTTTGGCGCTGCCTGCGCCCGGACGGCGGCGGCCGGCCCGATGGCGATCTGGCGAAACGCATCGACGCGACGTTCGGCAGCCATGACGAATTTGTCGATGTGTTCACCCGCACCGCCCTGGGCGTGTTCGGCAGCGGCTGGACCTGGCTGGTCATCGACGGCCCCGGGCTGGCGGTCATGCATACGCCCAACGGCGAGACGCCGATCATGCACGGGCTTTCACCACTGCTGACAATCGACGTTTGGGAACACGCCTATTACCTGGATTACCAGAACCGGCGGCCCGATTACGTGGCCGCGGTCATGGGCCACCTCATCAACTGGGACTTCGCGGCGCAGAATTTGGCGCGGCCGCGCTTGGCGGCAAGCGCCGCCGGTCCGCAGATATGGAACAGCGCGGGGGGCTGA